The following coding sequences lie in one Flavobacterium sediminis genomic window:
- the pepT gene encoding peptidase T: protein MQDIINRFISYVTIDTESDPNSNTTPSTEKQWDLANKLVEELKAMGMQDVTIDENAYIMATLPSNVAHDVPTIGFVAHFDTTPDFTGANVKPQIVENYDGRDIVLNAEQNIILSPDYFEDLLQYKGQTLITTDGTTLLGADDKAGITEIMTAMDYLIKHPEIKHGKIRVGFTPDEEIGRGAHKFDVEKFGAEWAYTMDGSQIGELEYENFNAAGAKITFQGKSVHPGYAKGKMINSMLLANQFISELPINEVPERTTGYEGFFHLHDIHGSIEETVVELIIRDHNKDHFEARKALIQTIADKINTAYEKQFGGPICEAIVKDQYFNMREKVEPVFHIVEIAEKAMKELNITPIIKPIRGGTDGAQLSFKGLPCPNIFAGGHNFHGKYEYVPVESMVKATEVIVKIAELTAQK from the coding sequence ATGCAAGATATTATCAATCGTTTTATCAGTTACGTTACAATAGATACAGAATCCGATCCGAATTCTAATACTACTCCCAGTACAGAAAAACAATGGGATTTAGCCAACAAACTTGTGGAAGAACTAAAAGCTATGGGCATGCAAGACGTCACTATCGACGAAAATGCCTATATCATGGCAACCTTACCGAGTAATGTTGCTCATGATGTACCTACTATAGGTTTTGTAGCGCACTTTGATACAACTCCTGATTTTACGGGAGCAAATGTAAAACCTCAGATCGTTGAAAATTATGATGGTCGTGATATCGTATTAAATGCCGAACAAAATATTATCCTTTCACCCGATTATTTTGAAGATTTGCTTCAATATAAAGGACAAACTCTTATCACAACCGACGGAACTACACTTTTAGGTGCTGATGACAAAGCCGGAATCACAGAAATTATGACGGCTATGGATTATTTGATCAAGCATCCTGAAATCAAACACGGTAAAATACGTGTCGGCTTTACACCGGATGAAGAGATCGGACGTGGTGCTCACAAATTTGATGTCGAAAAATTCGGAGCTGAATGGGCTTATACAATGGATGGAAGTCAGATCGGTGAATTAGAATACGAAAATTTTAATGCGGCCGGAGCAAAAATCACATTTCAGGGGAAAAGTGTTCACCCGGGTTATGCTAAAGGAAAAATGATCAACTCCATGTTGTTAGCAAACCAATTCATTTCTGAATTACCGATAAATGAAGTTCCGGAGCGAACAACAGGTTACGAAGGTTTCTTTCACTTACACGATATTCACGGAAGCATTGAAGAAACTGTAGTAGAATTAATTATCCGTGATCACAATAAAGATCATTTTGAAGCACGTAAAGCTTTGATCCAAACTATCGCTGATAAGATCAATACTGCTTATGAAAAACAATTCGGAGGTCCTATTTGTGAAGCAATTGTAAAAGATCAGTATTTTAATATGCGTGAAAAAGTTGAACCGGTTTTCCACATTGTAGAAATTGCTGAGAAAGCAATGAAAGAATTAAATATAACTCCTATCATAAAACCGATCAGAGGAGGAACAGATGGCGCTCAATTATCTTTTAAAGGTCTACCTTGCCCTAATATCTTTGCCGGCGGACATAATTTTCACGGAAAATACGAATACGTTCCGGTTGAAAGTATGGTAAAAGCTACAGAAGTAATTGTAAAGATCGCAGAATTAACTGCACAAAAATAA
- a CDS encoding quinone-dependent dihydroorotate dehydrogenase, with product MYKIFIRPILFCFDPEQVHHFTFSLIRFLNKIGFSSLFKALYCIEDKRLEREVFGLKFKNPVGLAAGFDKDAKLYKELSNFGFGFIEIGTLTPKAQPGNPKKRLFRLKEDSGIINRMGFNNGGVEEAVERLKKNKGVLIGGNIGKNKITPNEEAVKDYEICFEALFPYVDYFVVNVSSPNTPNLRELQDKEPLTKLLQTLQDLNNEKPATTSGAEKPKPILLKIAPDLTNEQLLDIIDIVKETKIAGVIATNTTIGREGLHSENQKETGGLSGKPLTKRSTEVIRFLSDKSNKAFPIIGVGGIHSAEDAIEKLEAGASLVQLYTGFIYEGPGLVKAINRKLLEKN from the coding sequence ATGTACAAAATATTTATAAGGCCTATTTTATTTTGTTTTGATCCGGAACAAGTGCATCACTTTACATTTTCTTTGATCCGATTTCTGAATAAAATTGGTTTTTCTTCCCTTTTTAAAGCACTGTATTGTATTGAAGACAAGCGTTTAGAACGAGAAGTTTTCGGCTTAAAATTTAAAAACCCGGTTGGTCTGGCGGCTGGTTTTGATAAAGATGCAAAATTATATAAAGAGTTGTCAAACTTTGGTTTTGGTTTTATAGAAATCGGTACTTTAACACCTAAAGCCCAACCCGGAAACCCTAAAAAGCGTTTGTTTCGTCTAAAAGAAGATTCGGGGATCATTAATCGTATGGGGTTTAATAACGGTGGAGTAGAAGAAGCGGTTGAGCGTTTGAAAAAGAATAAAGGTGTTTTAATTGGTGGAAACATCGGTAAAAACAAAATAACGCCTAATGAAGAAGCGGTTAAAGATTATGAAATTTGTTTTGAAGCATTATTCCCTTATGTTGATTATTTTGTAGTTAATGTGAGTTCGCCCAATACGCCTAATCTTCGTGAGTTGCAGGATAAAGAGCCGTTAACAAAGTTGTTACAAACTTTACAGGATCTGAATAATGAAAAACCTGCCACAACAAGCGGAGCAGAGAAGCCAAAACCTATTTTGTTGAAAATAGCACCGGATTTAACGAACGAACAGTTGTTGGATATTATCGACATTGTAAAAGAAACGAAAATAGCCGGAGTAATAGCAACGAATACAACTATAGGAAGAGAAGGTTTGCATTCGGAAAATCAAAAGGAAACAGGAGGTTTGTCAGGAAAGCCGTTGACAAAGCGTTCTACTGAAGTAATTCGTTTTCTTTCAGACAAGAGTAATAAGGCATTTCCGATTATTGGTGTAGGAGGAATTCATTCGGCAGAAGATGCAATAGAAAAGTTAGAAGCAGGAGCCAGTTTGGTACAATTATATACCGGTTTCATCTATGAAGGTCCGGGCTTAGTTAAAGCGATCAACCGAAAACTGTTAGAAAAGAATTAA
- a CDS encoding hydroxymethylglutaryl-CoA lyase, translated as MNTTQVKIIECPRDAMQGIKAFIPTEKKVQYIQSLLRVGFDTIDFGSFVSPKAIPQMQDTAEVLAQLDLSQTKSKLLAIVANTKGAELASVHSEIQYLGFPFSISENFQMRNTHKTIAESFVTLQEILNIAARTNKEVVAYLSMGFGNPYGDPWNVDIVGEWTEKLANMGITILSLSDTIGSSTPEVINYLFSNLIPEYPDIEFGAHLHTTPDSWHEKVDAAYKAGCKRFDGAIKGYGGCPMAKDDLTGNMPTEKLLSYFNTQKAETNCHAMSFESAYNEALKVFNYYH; from the coding sequence ATGAATACTACTCAGGTAAAGATTATTGAATGTCCACGCGATGCCATGCAGGGTATCAAAGCCTTTATTCCTACAGAAAAAAAAGTTCAGTACATTCAATCGTTATTGAGAGTAGGTTTCGATACCATTGATTTCGGTAGTTTTGTTTCGCCTAAAGCTATTCCGCAAATGCAGGATACTGCTGAGGTCTTGGCTCAGCTTGATCTATCGCAAACAAAAAGTAAATTATTGGCTATTGTGGCTAATACTAAAGGAGCAGAGTTAGCATCTGTACATTCCGAAATTCAATATTTGGGTTTCCCGTTTTCTATTTCAGAAAATTTTCAGATGAGAAATACCCACAAAACAATTGCTGAATCATTTGTAACCTTGCAGGAAATATTAAATATAGCTGCCAGAACTAATAAAGAGGTCGTGGCGTATTTGTCTATGGGATTCGGAAATCCTTACGGAGATCCATGGAATGTGGATATTGTAGGCGAATGGACTGAAAAATTGGCCAATATGGGAATTACTATTTTATCCCTTTCAGACACCATTGGCAGTTCAACACCGGAAGTGATCAATTATTTATTTTCAAATTTGATTCCTGAATATCCGGATATTGAATTCGGGGCGCACCTGCATACAACTCCGGATTCATGGCATGAAAAAGTGGATGCAGCTTATAAAGCCGGATGTAAACGTTTTGACGGAGCAATAAAAGGCTATGGAGGCTGTCCTATGGCTAAGGACGATTTAACCGGAAACATGCCGACAGAGAAGTTGTTGTCCTATTTCAATACACAAAAAGCAGAGACCAATTGTCATGCTATGAGTTTTGAAAGCGCTTATAATGAGGCGTTAAAAGTTTTTAATTACTACCACTAA
- the guaB gene encoding IMP dehydrogenase, which translates to MKAHNSKIVGEGLTYDDVLLIPNYSQVLPREVNISSKFSRNISLNVPIISAAMDTVTESDMAIAIAREGGIGVLHKNMSIERQAAEVRKVKRAESGMIIDPVTLSLEANVGDAKRVMKEFSIGGIPVVDTDMTLKGIVTNRDLRFEKDNKRAITEVMTSENLVTAKQGTTLAQAEEILQENKIEKLPVVSDDFKLIGLITFRDITKLTLKPMANKDQYGRLRVAAALGVTADAVERARALVNAGVDAVIIDTAHGHTKGVVDVLKKVKAEFSQLDVVVGNIATPEAAQYLVEAGADGVKVGIGPGSICTTRVVAGVGFPQFSAVLEVAAAIKGSGVPVIADGGIRYTGDIPKALAAGADCVMLGSLLAGTKESPGETIIFEGRKFKSYRGMGSVEAMKEGSKDRYFQDVEDDVKKLVPEGIVGRVPYKGELAESMLQFIGGLRAGMGYCGAKNIPTLQEVGRFVRLTASGIGESHPHNVTITKEAPNYSR; encoded by the coding sequence ATGAAAGCACACAACTCAAAAATCGTAGGTGAAGGTCTAACCTATGATGACGTCCTTTTAATTCCTAATTATTCCCAAGTGCTTCCTCGTGAAGTAAATATTTCAAGTAAATTTTCCAGAAATATATCATTAAACGTTCCTATTATTTCGGCAGCAATGGATACTGTTACCGAAAGTGATATGGCAATTGCTATTGCGAGAGAAGGCGGAATAGGTGTTTTGCATAAAAACATGTCAATTGAGCGCCAGGCAGCAGAAGTACGCAAAGTGAAGCGTGCCGAGTCAGGAATGATCATTGATCCGGTTACTTTGTCCTTAGAAGCAAATGTAGGAGATGCAAAACGAGTGATGAAAGAATTCAGTATCGGAGGAATTCCGGTAGTGGATACGGATATGACTTTAAAAGGAATTGTAACCAATAGAGATCTGCGTTTTGAAAAAGACAATAAAAGAGCCATTACAGAAGTAATGACATCTGAAAATCTGGTTACAGCTAAGCAAGGAACAACTTTAGCGCAGGCAGAAGAAATTTTGCAAGAAAATAAAATTGAAAAATTACCGGTTGTTAGCGATGACTTCAAACTGATTGGTTTAATTACATTTAGAGATATCACTAAATTAACCTTGAAACCAATGGCTAATAAAGATCAATACGGTCGTTTACGAGTTGCAGCGGCATTAGGTGTTACAGCTGATGCTGTTGAAAGAGCCAGAGCTTTGGTAAATGCAGGTGTTGATGCGGTTATAATTGATACGGCCCACGGACACACAAAAGGTGTAGTAGACGTTTTAAAGAAAGTTAAGGCGGAATTCTCTCAGTTAGATGTTGTAGTAGGTAATATTGCAACACCGGAAGCCGCTCAATATTTAGTAGAAGCCGGAGCAGATGGTGTAAAAGTAGGTATAGGTCCGGGATCCATTTGTACAACGCGTGTTGTCGCAGGTGTCGGTTTTCCTCAGTTTTCAGCCGTATTAGAAGTTGCTGCAGCAATTAAAGGCAGCGGAGTACCGGTTATAGCTGACGGCGGTATCCGCTATACAGGAGATATTCCTAAAGCTTTGGCAGCAGGAGCAGATTGTGTTATGCTCGGATCATTATTGGCAGGAACCAAAGAATCTCCGGGTGAGACTATTATTTTTGAAGGAAGAAAATTCAAATCTTATAGAGGAATGGGGTCTGTTGAAGCTATGAAGGAAGGTTCTAAAGACCGTTATTTTCAAGATGTGGAAGACGATGTTAAAAAATTAGTTCCGGAAGGAATTGTAGGGCGTGTTCCTTATAAAGGCGAATTAGCGGAAAGTATGCTTCAGTTTATCGGAGGTCTACGTGCCGGAATGGGATATTGCGGTGCAAAAAATATTCCGACTTTACAAGAGGTAGGTCGTTTTGTTCGTTTAACAGCCAGCGGTATCGGAGAAAGTCACCCGCATAATGTTACGATTACTAAAGAAGCACCGAATTATTCCAGATAA
- a CDS encoding universal stress protein — MMTIIATTDFSEIAQNAVQYAANLAKAANMNLVLFHAFNPPIHASNAQLSAETFQKLFDINSERLKELAKELKKEHHIETQSEITYSFVEEHLVTCIEKYNAGLLVFGMAEKSLEQELMGNTTTSAIRNINIPIISVPLETKFTPLNRVLFACDTPDEIPSHATSLIKSLIAAQNTEIEVFSVDTTVEKIKKDNPKTKEDDEKEINYYYKNIQSKEVIDEIKKEIKDFNADLLIMMPKKYGFWDSMVHRSKTRVMASGLSIPLLSIPASY; from the coding sequence ATGATGACCATAATTGCCACAACTGACTTTTCTGAAATCGCTCAGAATGCAGTTCAATATGCGGCTAACTTAGCTAAAGCAGCCAATATGAATTTAGTACTTTTCCATGCTTTCAATCCACCTATACACGCATCTAATGCGCAATTATCAGCAGAAACTTTTCAGAAACTGTTTGATATTAATTCAGAACGTTTGAAAGAGTTGGCTAAGGAATTAAAAAAGGAACACCATATTGAAACCCAATCAGAGATCACCTATTCTTTTGTTGAAGAACATTTAGTTACTTGCATTGAAAAATACAATGCCGGTTTATTAGTATTCGGTATGGCTGAAAAAAGCTTAGAACAGGAATTAATGGGTAATACAACAACCTCAGCTATCAGGAACATTAATATCCCTATAATCTCTGTTCCGTTAGAGACAAAATTCACACCGTTAAACAGAGTTTTATTTGCCTGCGATACACCGGATGAAATTCCGAGCCATGCTACTTCGCTCATTAAAAGCCTGATCGCTGCTCAAAATACAGAAATAGAAGTTTTCAGTGTTGATACAACTGTTGAAAAAATCAAAAAGGACAATCCTAAAACAAAAGAAGACGACGAAAAGGAGATCAACTATTATTACAAAAATATACAGTCGAAAGAAGTTATCGATGAAATTAAAAAAGAGATCAAAGATTTTAATGCAGACCTGTTAATTATGATGCCTAAAAAATATGGCTTTTGGGACTCAATGGTTCACAGAAGTAAAACCAGAGTTATGGCGTCGGGTTTAAGCATTCCGCTTTTATCTATACCTGCAAGCTATTAA
- a CDS encoding SGNH/GDSL hydrolase family protein, with the protein MNINYKVFALVFLLAGCAGEKEKITETLFHTSGRVEAVSDRKVYLLGSASSIEFSYKGNSCEFNMESVDTWKHHNYYVLEIDGFYKGRFTIDSIGIEKVKIEETKDTIHHVKVFKATEAANGKVLFDGSGITNLVPFSAESKKRIEFIGNSITCGMGNDLTIPCHSTDFWFDQHNAYWAYGPVLARELDADFLLSSVSGYGMYRNWNDEHESEPNLPEVYENLNLDKDTSKVFNTDFQPDLVSICLGTNDLSDGDGKKERLPFNEEKYIANYIKFIKTIYNRYPDTQLVLLNSPMVSGEKNDVFMACLRKVKEAFETDTVHKPITIFEYKPMEPQGCDYHPDVEDHKFMAQQLKETFKKILNE; encoded by the coding sequence ATGAATATTAATTATAAAGTTTTTGCTTTAGTTTTTTTGCTAGCAGGTTGTGCAGGAGAAAAAGAAAAAATAACTGAAACACTGTTTCATACCAGCGGAAGAGTTGAGGCTGTTTCAGATCGTAAGGTCTACCTGTTGGGATCGGCTTCTTCAATTGAATTCAGCTACAAAGGGAATAGCTGTGAGTTTAACATGGAGAGTGTTGATACATGGAAACATCATAATTATTATGTTTTAGAGATAGATGGGTTTTACAAAGGACGGTTTACAATTGATTCAATAGGTATTGAAAAGGTAAAAATTGAAGAAACAAAAGATACTATTCATCATGTAAAAGTTTTTAAAGCAACAGAAGCAGCCAATGGAAAAGTCTTATTCGATGGCTCAGGAATAACAAATTTAGTCCCCTTTTCGGCAGAATCTAAAAAGAGAATTGAATTTATCGGGAATTCCATTACATGTGGCATGGGAAATGATCTGACAATTCCATGTCATAGCACCGATTTCTGGTTCGATCAACATAATGCATATTGGGCTTATGGTCCAGTTTTAGCCAGAGAACTGGATGCCGATTTCTTGCTGAGCTCTGTTTCCGGTTATGGTATGTACCGCAATTGGAACGATGAACATGAGTCAGAACCTAATTTACCGGAGGTCTATGAAAATCTAAATTTAGATAAAGATACTTCTAAAGTTTTCAACACTGATTTCCAACCGGATTTAGTAAGTATATGTTTGGGAACTAATGACCTGTCTGACGGGGATGGTAAAAAGGAACGTTTGCCTTTTAATGAAGAAAAATACATAGCAAACTATATCAAGTTTATAAAGACTATTTATAATCGTTATCCGGATACACAGCTTGTTTTACTGAACAGTCCTATGGTTTCAGGAGAAAAAAACGATGTTTTTATGGCATGTTTAAGGAAAGTTAAAGAAGCTTTTGAAACAGACACCGTACATAAACCGATTACTATTTTTGAGTACAAGCCTATGGAACCCCAAGGATGTGATTACCATCCGGATGTAGAAGATCATAAGTTTATGGCTCAGCAATTGAAAGAAACCTTTAAAAAAATACTAAATGAATAA
- a CDS encoding sialate O-acetylesterase has product MNKIVVIFSLFLIQVMNAEVSLPSCFSDGMVLQQNSQVKIWGWANPKEPVSVIPSWNKKEYKTEADSNAYWELTIETIQAGGPYEVEIKGYNTLQLTNVLLGEVWFCSGQSNMEMTADWGIDNKEEEIAKADFPEIRFFRTAKVTADYPQVNAIGNWETCTPETMRKNSAVAYYFARRLQEIEPDVPVGLIVSAWGGTPAEVWMPKNVFSNDKSYYKTAIDRKLSEYCPVEPSKTFNSMIYPLIGYKIAGFLWYQGESNVGESTYQQLFTELIQSWRKLWKEELSFYYVQIAPYQYEGEGTYAAMTRDLQRQVLALPKTGMVVISDVATLNDIHPTNKKTVGTRLADMALKEHYNVLKGTVESPAIQSAKKVKKGVELTFEHNESLHFTTKENLFEIAGNDGVFYQAKAKIVEGKVIVGCSKVKYPEYIRFAWGNAVQSNLFNEAELPASTFKIAIP; this is encoded by the coding sequence ATGAATAAAATTGTTGTAATTTTTAGTTTGTTTTTAATTCAAGTTATGAATGCAGAAGTAAGTTTACCTTCGTGCTTTTCGGATGGAATGGTCTTACAGCAAAATTCACAAGTAAAGATTTGGGGTTGGGCAAATCCAAAAGAACCCGTTTCAGTAATTCCGTCTTGGAATAAAAAAGAATATAAGACCGAAGCCGATTCGAATGCCTATTGGGAACTAACCATTGAGACAATACAAGCGGGCGGACCTTATGAAGTGGAAATAAAAGGTTACAATACATTGCAATTAACCAATGTCTTGTTGGGAGAAGTTTGGTTTTGTTCCGGGCAGTCTAATATGGAAATGACGGCCGATTGGGGAATTGACAATAAAGAAGAAGAAATAGCAAAAGCTGATTTTCCTGAGATCCGCTTTTTCAGGACTGCTAAGGTCACAGCCGATTATCCTCAGGTCAATGCTATTGGCAATTGGGAAACTTGTACTCCGGAAACCATGCGAAAAAATAGTGCCGTTGCTTATTATTTTGCCAGAAGGTTACAGGAAATAGAACCGGATGTTCCGGTGGGCTTGATTGTTTCAGCTTGGGGAGGTACTCCGGCAGAAGTCTGGATGCCTAAGAATGTATTTTCAAATGATAAATCGTATTATAAAACGGCCATTGACCGTAAGTTGTCAGAATATTGTCCGGTTGAACCTTCTAAAACATTCAACAGCATGATTTATCCTTTGATTGGTTATAAAATAGCCGGCTTTTTGTGGTATCAAGGAGAAAGTAATGTAGGAGAATCTACATATCAACAATTATTTACCGAATTGATTCAATCGTGGCGAAAACTATGGAAAGAGGAATTGTCCTTTTATTATGTACAGATCGCACCTTATCAATATGAAGGAGAAGGCACTTATGCTGCTATGACCCGTGATTTACAGCGACAAGTTTTGGCTTTGCCAAAAACAGGAATGGTTGTGATCAGTGATGTGGCAACTTTAAATGACATTCATCCGACCAATAAAAAAACGGTAGGAACCCGATTAGCGGATATGGCTTTAAAAGAGCATTATAATGTTTTAAAAGGAACTGTTGAAAGTCCGGCTATCCAAAGTGCTAAAAAGGTTAAAAAAGGAGTTGAACTTACTTTTGAACATAACGAGAGCCTTCATTTTACGACCAAAGAGAATTTATTTGAAATTGCCGGAAATGATGGAGTTTTTTATCAGGCGAAAGCCAAAATAGTAGAAGGGAAAGTAATAGTCGGTTGTTCTAAAGTAAAGTATCCTGAATACATCCGTTTTGCTTGGGGAAATGCTGTTCAGTCTAATTTGTTCAATGAAGCTGAATTACCGGCTTCTACTTTTAAAATTGCCATTCCATGA
- the bglX gene encoding beta-glucosidase BglX, which translates to MKRTIILTLLIMGSYAHAQKKKKMKQQEPIETRIEQLLQKMTLEEKVGQMNQYNGFWDVTGPAPEGGSAALKYEHLKKGWVGSMLTVRGVKEVKAVQKIAVEETRLGIPLIIGFDVIHGYKTLSPIPLAEAASWDMEAIKKSAQVAAGEASASGINWTFGPNVDVSRDARWGRVMEGAGEDAFLGSKVAEARVKGFQGETKEDLGLPNTIAACAKHFAAYGFVEAGKEYNLVDIGMPTLYNLVLPPFEAAKNAGVRTFMNSFNTLNGVPATGSKFLQRDILKGKWNFDGFVITDWASIREMINWGFAEDGTEASLKAVEAGADMDMESHLYVYELAKLVWEGKVDEKLIDDAVRRILRVKFELGLFDDPYRYCDEKREQKVIGSKENREAVLDMAKKSIVLLKNDKQLLPLPKTGKRIALIGALAADKTSPLGSWRIASDDETAVSVLEGMQQYTGNRLVYEKGADVTIGSVSFIQEVQINTTDKSSFEAAKKTAQESDIVVMVLGEHGFQTGEARSRTELGLPGVQQELLEEVYKVNPNIVLVLNNGRPLALPWAAKHIPAIVEAWQLGTETGNAVAQVLYGDYNPSGKLPMSFPRNVGQCPIYYNYYATGRPIDKDNNVFWTHYSDVEKTPLWSFGHGLSYTTFEYSEITLDKESYKKGEPVKASVTVKNTGNYDGKEVVQLYVRDVVASLTRPVKELKDFQMISLNKGESKTVEFVLTEKELGFYNSEGEFIVESGKFQIFIGTSSSDTKNSVFHLY; encoded by the coding sequence ATGAAACGAACAATCATCTTAACCTTACTTATCATGGGAAGTTATGCCCATGCACAAAAGAAAAAGAAAATGAAGCAACAAGAGCCTATTGAAACCAGAATAGAACAGTTACTGCAAAAGATGACCTTGGAAGAAAAAGTAGGTCAGATGAATCAATATAACGGATTTTGGGACGTAACCGGTCCGGCTCCGGAAGGAGGTTCGGCAGCTTTAAAGTATGAGCACCTTAAAAAAGGTTGGGTTGGTTCCATGTTAACCGTCAGAGGTGTAAAAGAAGTTAAAGCCGTACAAAAAATAGCTGTAGAGGAAACCCGTTTAGGAATTCCGCTGATCATTGGCTTTGATGTGATTCACGGTTACAAAACGTTAAGCCCTATACCACTGGCGGAAGCAGCAAGTTGGGATATGGAAGCGATTAAAAAATCAGCTCAGGTAGCAGCCGGTGAAGCTTCTGCTTCTGGTATTAACTGGACATTCGGACCTAACGTAGATGTCTCCAGAGATGCTCGTTGGGGCAGGGTTATGGAAGGAGCCGGAGAAGATGCTTTTTTAGGAAGTAAGGTAGCTGAAGCAAGAGTAAAAGGTTTTCAGGGTGAGACTAAAGAAGATTTAGGATTGCCTAATACTATTGCAGCTTGCGCCAAGCATTTTGCAGCTTATGGTTTTGTGGAGGCCGGAAAGGAATACAATTTGGTAGATATCGGAATGCCAACATTATATAATTTAGTACTGCCTCCGTTTGAAGCTGCTAAAAATGCAGGAGTGCGAACGTTTATGAACTCATTTAATACATTAAACGGTGTACCGGCAACAGGAAGTAAGTTTTTACAACGTGATATTTTAAAAGGCAAATGGAATTTTGACGGTTTTGTGATTACAGATTGGGCTTCCATCAGAGAAATGATCAATTGGGGATTTGCAGAAGACGGAACAGAAGCGTCTTTGAAAGCAGTTGAAGCCGGAGCTGATATGGACATGGAGTCGCATTTATATGTATACGAATTAGCGAAATTGGTTTGGGAAGGGAAAGTAGATGAAAAACTGATTGACGATGCAGTGAGAAGAATTCTGCGTGTAAAATTTGAATTAGGGTTGTTTGATGATCCTTATCGCTATTGTGATGAAAAACGCGAGCAAAAGGTTATTGGAAGTAAAGAAAACAGAGAAGCTGTATTGGATATGGCTAAAAAGTCAATTGTATTACTGAAAAATGACAAACAGTTACTTCCTTTACCTAAAACAGGTAAAAGAATTGCTTTAATCGGTGCTTTGGCAGCAGATAAAACCAGTCCGTTAGGAAGTTGGCGCATAGCATCGGATGATGAAACTGCTGTATCTGTTTTAGAAGGAATGCAGCAATATACAGGCAACCGATTGGTCTATGAAAAAGGAGCAGATGTAACTATAGGTTCGGTAAGTTTTATTCAGGAAGTTCAAATCAACACTACTGATAAAAGTAGCTTTGAAGCAGCAAAAAAAACGGCTCAAGAAAGTGATATAGTAGTAATGGTTCTCGGGGAACACGGGTTTCAGACCGGAGAGGCAAGAAGCAGAACAGAACTTGGACTTCCGGGTGTACAGCAAGAACTTTTAGAAGAAGTGTACAAAGTGAATCCCAATATTGTTTTGGTTTTGAATAACGGACGTCCGCTAGCTTTACCTTGGGCAGCCAAACATATCCCGGCTATAGTAGAAGCCTGGCAATTAGGAACTGAAACAGGAAATGCTGTTGCTCAGGTGCTCTATGGAGATTACAATCCTAGCGGTAAGTTACCGATGTCATTTCCTAGAAATGTGGGACAATGCCCGATTTACTATAATTATTATGCTACGGGAAGACCAATCGATAAAGATAACAATGTGTTCTGGACGCATTACAGCGATGTAGAAAAAACACCGCTTTGGAGTTTTGGTCACGGATTGAGTTATACTACTTTTGAGTATTCAGAAATAACTCTTGATAAAGAAAGTTATAAAAAAGGAGAACCTGTAAAAGCTTCTGTAACAGTTAAGAATACCGGAAATTATGATGGTAAGGAAGTGGTACAGTTATATGTTCGTGATGTAGTGGCAAGTTTAACCCGGCCGGTAAAAGAATTAAAAGATTTTCAAATGATATCTCTGAATAAGGGAGAGTCTAAAACCGTAGAGTTTGTACTAACTGAAAAAGAGTTAGGTTTTTATAATAGTGAAGGAGAATTTATTGTTGAATCCGGTAAATTTCAAATTTTTATAGGAACAAGCTCCTCTGATACAAAGAATAGTGTTTTTCATTTATACTAG